In one Parageobacillus genomosp. 1 genomic region, the following are encoded:
- a CDS encoding cytochrome c oxidase subunit II has product MLHMPKYEKIWLAVGTGALIVFLLVTGIMAVSMGLHPPNGMKMKMEPENVETAAPFNSPGLKKIGPNEYRATIISYTFGYNPNTITVPKGATVHFQITSKDVVHGFMIPGTTTNLMLIPGHVAEYTQTFNEPGEFLFVCHEYCGIGHQAMYGRVIVKDTV; this is encoded by the coding sequence ATGCTGCATATGCCTAAATACGAAAAGATCTGGCTGGCCGTCGGAACAGGAGCTTTGATCGTTTTTCTCCTTGTCACAGGAATCATGGCTGTCTCGATGGGGCTTCATCCGCCTAACGGCATGAAAATGAAAATGGAACCGGAAAACGTGGAAACGGCTGCTCCATTTAACAGTCCCGGACTGAAAAAAATCGGTCCGAACGAATACAGGGCGACGATCATCTCCTACACATTCGGCTATAATCCTAATACCATTACTGTTCCTAAAGGGGCTACAGTCCATTTTCAGATCACAAGCAAGGATGTTGTCCACGGCTTCATGATACCAGGCACAACCACCAACTTGATGCTCATACCGGGACATGTTGCGGAATATACACAGACATTCAACGAGCCGGGAGAGTTTCTGTTTGTGTGCCATGAGTATTGCGGAATCGGCCATCAGGCGATGTACGGAAGAGTCATTGTGAAAGATACGGTGTAA
- a CDS encoding 2-oxoglutarate dehydrogenase E1 component, with product MAKQTMNCAEPWSQFYGPNLGYVMEMYEQYLENPDAVDPELRQLFEQWGAPTTEAEPFASSEEIAKTHQTFRLPENPTVFSKLVAAVKLADNIRHYGHLAADINPLDKRNKGIRRIELSEFDLTEEDLKQIPVAFICPHAPAHVKNGLDAINHLRKVYTDKIAFEFSQVHNLEERNWLIQQIESGAYYPSLVNEERVALLRRLTEVEGFEKFIHRTFVGQKRFSIEGLDAMVPLLDELVRQSIEKEVKAVNIGMAHRGRLNVLAHVLGKPYEMIFAEFQHAESKDFIPSEGSVAITYGWTGDVKYHLGAARRLRNKNEHTMRITLANNPSHLEVVNPVVLGFTRAAQENRTNPGMPSQDTDSSFAIMIHGDAAFPGQGIVAETLNLSQLQGYQTGGSVHIIANNMIGFTTESHDSRSTKYASDIAKGFEVPIVHVNADDPEACLAVANLAFAYRQRFKKDFVIDLIGYRRFGHNEMDEPMATNPTMYSIIQQHPTVRQLYAQKLIEKGIVTKEAVEEMEQEVAERLKIAYEKVPKDESKLDFIMDPPKPVASKLPVVKTSVEKDILQRLNKELLQFPADFHVFNKLERILKRRDGVFDGNGKVDWAHAEILAFATILRDGVPIRLTGQDSQRGTFAQRHLVLHDTKTGKEFVPLHHISDAKASFVVYNSPLTEAAVLGYEYGYNVFAPETLVLWEAQFGDFANMAQVMFDQFISSGRAKWGQKSGLVMLLPHGYEGQGPEHSSGRLERFLQLAAENNWTVANLSTAAQYFHILRRQASILQREEVRPLVLMTPKSLLRHPLAASEAEEFTNGQFRPVLEQTGLGKDHEKVERIILGTGKLMIDLAEQINKMEGLDWLHVVRVEELYPFPKEELQAIFVRYPNVKEIVWVQEEPKNMGSWCYMEPRLREIAPEGVDVSYIGRRRRASPAEGDPVVHRKEQERIIRCALTKKEQ from the coding sequence ATGGCAAAGCAAACGATGAACTGTGCAGAACCATGGAGCCAATTTTATGGCCCAAACCTCGGGTACGTGATGGAAATGTATGAGCAGTATCTCGAGAATCCAGACGCTGTTGATCCCGAGTTGCGGCAATTATTTGAACAATGGGGAGCCCCGACAACGGAAGCAGAACCGTTTGCGTCAAGCGAGGAGATCGCTAAAACGCATCAGACGTTCCGCCTTCCGGAAAATCCAACGGTATTTAGCAAACTCGTCGCTGCTGTCAAACTAGCGGACAATATCCGCCATTACGGACATTTAGCAGCCGATATAAATCCATTAGACAAGCGAAATAAAGGCATACGCCGCATCGAATTAAGCGAATTTGATTTGACCGAGGAAGATTTAAAACAAATTCCTGTCGCGTTTATTTGTCCGCATGCGCCTGCGCATGTGAAAAATGGATTGGATGCCATTAATCATTTGCGGAAAGTATATACAGATAAAATTGCGTTTGAATTTTCGCAAGTACATAATTTAGAAGAAAGAAACTGGCTGATTCAACAAATTGAGTCGGGGGCATATTATCCAAGCTTAGTAAACGAAGAAAGGGTGGCATTGCTCCGCCGCCTCACGGAAGTGGAAGGATTTGAAAAATTTATTCATCGCACATTTGTCGGGCAAAAACGGTTTTCGATTGAAGGCTTAGATGCCATGGTGCCGCTATTGGACGAACTCGTTCGCCAATCGATTGAAAAAGAAGTAAAAGCAGTGAATATTGGCATGGCGCACCGCGGCCGTTTAAATGTGCTTGCCCATGTCCTTGGCAAACCGTATGAAATGATTTTTGCCGAATTCCAGCACGCGGAAAGCAAAGATTTTATTCCTTCGGAAGGATCGGTAGCTATCACATACGGCTGGACGGGGGATGTGAAATACCACTTAGGGGCGGCCCGCCGTCTGCGCAATAAAAATGAACATACGATGAGAATTACGTTAGCAAACAACCCAAGCCATTTGGAAGTCGTCAACCCGGTCGTGTTAGGCTTTACGCGCGCGGCTCAGGAAAATCGTACAAACCCTGGCATGCCGTCTCAAGATACAGATTCGTCGTTTGCCATTATGATTCACGGAGACGCGGCATTCCCTGGGCAAGGAATTGTGGCGGAAACATTAAATTTGAGTCAATTGCAAGGATATCAGACGGGCGGATCGGTTCATATTATTGCCAATAATATGATCGGTTTCACGACAGAAAGCCATGATTCCCGTTCGACCAAGTATGCGTCCGATATTGCCAAAGGATTTGAAGTGCCGATTGTGCATGTGAACGCCGATGATCCGGAAGCCTGCTTGGCGGTGGCAAACCTTGCTTTTGCTTACCGGCAGCGCTTCAAAAAAGATTTTGTCATTGATTTAATTGGCTATCGCCGTTTCGGCCATAACGAAATGGATGAACCGATGGCGACAAACCCGACGATGTACAGCATCATTCAGCAGCATCCAACCGTTCGTCAGCTTTATGCGCAAAAACTCATCGAAAAAGGCATTGTTACAAAAGAAGCGGTAGAAGAAATGGAACAGGAAGTGGCGGAAAGACTGAAAATTGCGTATGAAAAAGTTCCAAAAGATGAGTCAAAGCTCGATTTTATTATGGATCCGCCGAAACCGGTTGCAAGCAAATTGCCGGTTGTCAAAACGTCTGTGGAAAAAGATATATTGCAGCGGCTAAACAAAGAATTGTTGCAGTTCCCTGCTGATTTTCACGTGTTTAATAAGTTAGAGCGCATCTTAAAGCGGCGTGACGGCGTGTTTGACGGCAACGGGAAAGTGGACTGGGCGCACGCGGAAATTCTTGCTTTTGCAACGATTTTACGGGACGGCGTGCCGATCCGCCTCACTGGGCAGGATTCGCAGCGCGGTACGTTCGCTCAGCGTCATCTTGTGCTTCATGATACGAAAACGGGCAAAGAGTTTGTTCCGCTGCACCACATTAGCGATGCGAAAGCTTCCTTTGTCGTCTACAACAGCCCGTTGACAGAAGCGGCTGTGCTTGGATATGAATACGGCTATAACGTCTTTGCTCCGGAAACGCTTGTACTGTGGGAAGCGCAGTTTGGCGATTTTGCCAATATGGCGCAAGTGATGTTCGATCAGTTTATTTCGTCCGGACGCGCGAAATGGGGACAAAAATCCGGTCTCGTCATGTTGCTGCCGCACGGTTATGAAGGGCAAGGACCAGAACATTCAAGCGGCCGTTTAGAACGGTTTTTACAATTAGCAGCGGAAAATAACTGGACGGTAGCTAACTTGTCAACTGCCGCTCAATATTTCCATATTTTGCGCCGGCAAGCAAGCATTTTGCAAAGGGAAGAAGTCCGTCCGTTAGTGCTGATGACGCCAAAAAGCTTGCTGCGCCACCCGTTGGCGGCGTCGGAGGCGGAAGAGTTTACAAACGGTCAGTTCCGTCCGGTCCTTGAACAAACAGGGCTTGGCAAAGACCATGAAAAAGTCGAGAGAATTATTTTAGGTACTGGAAAACTGATGATTGATTTAGCGGAGCAAATCAATAAAATGGAAGGGCTTGATTGGCTCCACGTCGTACGCGTCGAAGAATTATATCCATTCCCGAAAGAAGAGCTGCAGGCGATTTTCGTCCGTTATCCAAATGTCAAAGAAATCGTCTGGGTGCAAGAAGAACCAAAAAACATGGGAAGCTGGTGTTATATGGAGCCAAGACTGCGGGAAATCGCGCCGGAGGGAGTGGACGTCAGCTATATCGGCCGACGCAGACGGGCAAGCCCGGCAGAAGGCGATCCTGTTGTTCACCGGAAAGAGCAAGAACGCATTATTCGCTGTGCATTAACGAAAAAAGAACAATAA
- a CDS encoding b(o/a)3-type cytochrome-c oxidase subunit 1 — MGTNDTVAETSGRNNAFTDFRFEKKDSNLILAHIGFSFFAVFLGAIAGLLQVTQRSGWIQLPNWLNYYQLLTAHGVLLALVFTTFFIIGYLYSGVARTLDGKLTPAARILGWIGFYLMAVGTVMATITILTNDSTVLYTFYAPMKASPWFYIGTALLIVGSWFGAFGIFATYIRWRKNHKNQSSPLFAYMAVATLILWLHASLFVAIEVVFQLIPWSFGIVDRVNVSLSRTLFWYFGHALVYFWLLPAYIYWYVNIPQVVGGKIFSNSLPRLTFILFILFSVPVGFHHQLNEPGIGSFWKFLQVILTMMVVIPSLMTAFAILATFELAGRSRGGKGLFGWVRKLPWKDARFFTAVMGMIIFIPAGAGGIINASYQLNQMVHNTWFVTGHFHLTIASTVLLTFFAISYWLIPVLTGRVFTKQLNRLAIIQAVLWAIGMFLMAVIMHIVGLLGAPRRTSYSTYGGHELAVTWLSYNQVIAAGGVILFVAILLVLYIWFNLLFLAPKSEKTIEYPIGVVNEQAEHPPRILERWSFWIGVSIALSVIAYAIPIYQILMHHSPGSLPYRTW, encoded by the coding sequence ATGGGCACGAACGATACTGTCGCTGAAACTAGCGGACGTAACAACGCTTTTACCGATTTCCGATTTGAAAAGAAAGATTCCAATCTAATTTTAGCGCATATTGGATTTTCTTTTTTCGCTGTTTTTCTTGGTGCGATTGCCGGATTGCTGCAGGTCACGCAACGGAGCGGCTGGATTCAATTACCGAATTGGCTGAACTATTATCAATTGCTCACAGCACATGGCGTGCTTCTTGCACTAGTTTTTACAACGTTTTTCATTATTGGTTATCTATATTCAGGGGTTGCGCGCACACTTGACGGCAAACTTACGCCTGCCGCAAGGATACTCGGCTGGATCGGATTTTACTTGATGGCTGTCGGAACCGTTATGGCCACAATTACTATTCTAACGAATGATAGCACAGTGCTGTATACGTTTTATGCACCAATGAAAGCCTCACCGTGGTTTTACATAGGTACTGCACTGCTGATCGTGGGAAGCTGGTTCGGTGCTTTCGGAATCTTTGCAACATACATTCGCTGGCGCAAGAATCATAAAAACCAATCCTCTCCGTTATTCGCTTATATGGCTGTGGCTACGTTGATTTTATGGCTTCACGCCAGTTTGTTTGTCGCCATTGAAGTAGTCTTCCAGCTTATTCCGTGGTCATTCGGCATCGTTGATCGGGTGAATGTCAGCTTGAGCCGGACATTGTTCTGGTATTTTGGTCATGCACTCGTTTATTTCTGGCTTCTGCCAGCTTATATTTATTGGTATGTCAACATTCCGCAGGTCGTTGGCGGTAAAATTTTCAGCAACTCGCTTCCAAGGCTGACCTTTATCTTGTTTATTTTATTCTCAGTTCCAGTCGGCTTCCATCACCAATTGAACGAACCGGGAATTGGATCATTCTGGAAATTTCTTCAGGTCATTTTGACGATGATGGTTGTCATCCCGTCCTTGATGACGGCATTCGCAATTTTAGCCACATTTGAACTGGCTGGAAGGTCCCGCGGCGGAAAAGGGTTGTTCGGATGGGTGAGAAAACTGCCTTGGAAGGATGCCCGCTTTTTCACTGCCGTCATGGGCATGATCATCTTCATACCGGCCGGGGCCGGCGGCATCATTAATGCGAGTTACCAGCTGAACCAGATGGTGCATAATACGTGGTTTGTCACAGGCCATTTCCATCTGACAATCGCATCTACAGTATTATTGACATTCTTTGCTATTTCCTACTGGCTGATTCCAGTCTTGACCGGACGGGTTTTCACGAAGCAATTGAACAGGCTTGCCATCATCCAGGCAGTCCTGTGGGCAATCGGCATGTTCTTGATGGCGGTGATTATGCATATTGTCGGGCTCCTTGGCGCACCTCGGCGCACCAGTTACTCCACTTACGGTGGACATGAACTTGCTGTTACATGGCTTTCTTACAACCAGGTAATCGCTGCAGGAGGCGTCATCCTGTTTGTAGCCATCTTACTGGTACTGTATATCTGGTTCAATTTGTTGTTCTTGGCACCGAAATCCGAAAAAACAATCGAATATCCGATTGGCGTTGTCAACGAACAGGCGGAACATCCACCACGAATTCTGGAAAGATGGTCATTCTGGATCGGTGTCTCCATCGCCCTTTCCGTAATAGCGTACGCTATTCCGATCTATCAGATCTTGATGCACCACTCACCTGGATCACTTCCGTACCGGACCTGGTAA
- a CDS encoding cytochrome c oxidase subunit 2A, protein MDNRTKDKEAAAYDERLKGTFVGVFIIGAFILLLWLVVFYLYITKV, encoded by the coding sequence ATGGATAACCGTACAAAAGATAAGGAAGCAGCTGCTTATGATGAAAGATTAAAAGGGACGTTTGTAGGCGTTTTTATTATTGGAGCTTTCATCTTACTGTTATGGCTCGTTGTTTTTTATCTCTATATCACTAAAGTTTAG
- a CDS encoding SDR family oxidoreductase, with product MELGLSGKTALVVASSQGLGKAIARQLVLEGANVMITSRNEEKLQQVEKELRDLHKGQVSHVQADITKAEEIRSLVQKTVDTYGTIDLLVNNAGGPPAGTFETISDEDWYHAFELNLLSYIRMIREVLPYLKKKGGKIVNIASSSIKEPIPGLLLSNTFRTGIVGLTKTLAVEFAPYNILINTVAPGRIATERVAFLDKINAEKLGISKEEMEARMKSAIPLGRYGTPEEFANVVTFLLSEANSYITGQSLIVDGGMVKAI from the coding sequence ATGGAGTTGGGCTTATCAGGAAAAACTGCACTTGTTGTCGCATCCAGTCAAGGCCTTGGGAAAGCCATTGCCCGCCAGCTTGTGCTCGAAGGGGCAAACGTGATGATTACCAGCCGGAACGAAGAAAAACTGCAGCAAGTAGAAAAAGAATTGCGTGATTTACATAAAGGACAAGTGTCTCATGTTCAAGCCGATATCACAAAAGCGGAAGAGATCCGCAGTCTCGTGCAGAAAACGGTAGACACTTATGGAACCATTGATTTATTAGTGAACAACGCCGGTGGTCCTCCGGCGGGAACGTTTGAAACGATCAGCGACGAAGACTGGTATCATGCGTTTGAATTGAATCTACTCAGCTATATCCGTATGATTCGCGAAGTGCTCCCATACTTGAAGAAAAAGGGCGGGAAAATTGTCAATATCGCTTCTTCTTCCATTAAGGAACCGATTCCAGGCTTGCTTTTATCCAATACGTTCCGCACTGGCATCGTCGGTTTAACCAAAACATTAGCTGTAGAATTCGCACCGTACAATATTTTAATTAATACGGTAGCGCCAGGTCGAATTGCGACAGAGCGGGTTGCCTTTTTAGACAAAATCAATGCTGAAAAATTGGGGATTTCCAAAGAGGAAATGGAAGCGCGAATGAAAAGTGCGATTCCTCTCGGCCGTTATGGCACACCGGAAGAATTTGCTAATGTGGTTACCTTCCTTCTTTCCGAGGCAAATTCATATATTACCGGCCAATCGCTGATTGTGGACGGAGGAATGGTGAAAGCAATTTAA
- the odhB gene encoding 2-oxoglutarate dehydrogenase complex dihydrolipoyllysine-residue succinyltransferase, with translation MAEVKVPELAESITEGTIAQWLKKPGDYVEKGESICELETDKVNVEIMAEESGVLQQVLANEGDTVAVGQAIAVIGEGQAVQEAASQAAPEAVRETKETAVKTEEKQEQPVMAGNQPAQRPIASPAARKIAREKGIDLTQVPTVDPLGRVRKQDVESFAQQQVQPQAQPAALTPPVQQPSPAAFKQDDGKPVVREKMSRRRQTIAKRLLEVTQSTAMLTTFNEIDMSAVIELRKRKKDKFFEEHDVRLGFMSFFVKAAVAALKKYPYVNAEIQGDEIILKKYYDIGVAVSTDEGLVVPVVRDCDRKNFAEIERDIADLAAKARNNKLSLSDLQGGTFTITNGGVFGSLFSTPLLNGPQVGILGMHSIKLRPVAIDEERIENRPMMYVALSYDHRIIDGKEAVGFLKTVKDLIENPEDLLLES, from the coding sequence GTGGCTGAAGTCAAAGTTCCAGAATTAGCAGAGTCTATCACAGAAGGAACCATTGCGCAATGGTTGAAAAAACCTGGTGACTACGTCGAAAAAGGCGAATCAATCTGCGAGTTGGAAACGGATAAAGTGAACGTCGAAATTATGGCGGAAGAATCTGGAGTATTGCAGCAAGTTTTAGCGAATGAAGGGGACACGGTTGCCGTAGGGCAAGCAATCGCTGTCATTGGCGAAGGACAGGCTGTACAAGAAGCAGCAAGCCAAGCGGCGCCGGAGGCGGTGCGAGAAACAAAAGAAACAGCGGTAAAAACGGAAGAAAAACAAGAACAGCCAGTCATGGCGGGCAATCAGCCGGCGCAGCGTCCGATTGCTTCGCCGGCGGCGCGGAAAATCGCACGCGAAAAAGGCATCGATTTAACACAAGTTCCTACGGTCGATCCGCTAGGACGCGTTCGCAAACAAGATGTCGAGTCCTTTGCCCAGCAGCAAGTTCAGCCGCAAGCGCAGCCGGCCGCATTGACCCCGCCGGTTCAACAGCCGTCTCCAGCGGCATTCAAACAAGATGACGGCAAACCGGTCGTCCGTGAGAAAATGTCGCGCCGCCGTCAGACAATTGCTAAACGCTTACTAGAAGTGACACAATCTACGGCGATGTTGACAACGTTCAATGAAATTGATATGTCGGCTGTCATCGAACTGCGCAAACGGAAAAAAGATAAATTTTTTGAAGAACACGACGTCCGTCTCGGATTTATGTCCTTCTTCGTCAAAGCGGCGGTAGCGGCGCTGAAAAAATACCCTTATGTGAATGCGGAAATTCAAGGCGACGAAATTATTTTGAAAAAATACTATGATATTGGTGTCGCCGTTTCTACCGATGAGGGCTTAGTCGTTCCGGTGGTGCGCGACTGCGACCGGAAAAACTTTGCCGAAATCGAAAGAGATATTGCTGACTTGGCGGCAAAAGCGCGCAACAATAAACTATCGCTAAGCGATTTGCAAGGCGGAACGTTTACAATAACAAACGGCGGGGTATTTGGTTCGCTCTTCTCTACTCCGCTTCTTAACGGACCGCAAGTTGGTATTTTAGGCATGCATTCGATCAAGCTTCGTCCGGTCGCGATTGACGAAGAACGAATCGAGAACCGTCCAATGATGTATGTGGCGTTATCGTATGACCATCGAATCATTGACGGGAAAGAAGCAGTAGGCTTCTTAAAAACGGTAAAAGACTTAATCGAAAATCCAGAAGACCTTCTATTAGAAAGCTGA
- a CDS encoding SDR family oxidoreductase, whose protein sequence is MHVLDLFKIPGKTAIVTGGGRGLGEQIATGLAEAGANVVVCSRKLEACEQVKEKLEQLGVKALALKCDVTNPEDVQRVVQTTVDEFGQIDILVNNSGATWGAPVEEMPLEAWQKVINVNVTGTFLMSQAVGKVMIKQRSGKIINIASVAGLGGTNPEILNTIGYNTSKGAVITFTKDLAVKWGRYGIHVNAVAPGFFPTKMSKVVLEQVGQKVLQNTPLGRFGGEDDLKGAVLFLASPASDFVTGALIVVDGGSHASGA, encoded by the coding sequence ATGCATGTACTAGATTTATTTAAAATACCAGGAAAGACGGCCATCGTTACCGGAGGGGGACGCGGGCTTGGTGAACAGATCGCCACCGGCCTGGCAGAAGCAGGCGCCAACGTCGTTGTATGTTCGCGAAAGCTGGAAGCATGCGAACAAGTGAAAGAAAAGTTAGAACAGCTTGGCGTAAAAGCGCTCGCATTAAAATGCGATGTCACAAATCCGGAGGATGTACAGCGCGTCGTCCAAACAACGGTGGATGAATTTGGGCAAATTGACATTTTAGTCAATAACAGCGGCGCGACATGGGGAGCACCGGTGGAAGAAATGCCGCTTGAGGCGTGGCAAAAAGTCATCAACGTCAATGTGACCGGAACGTTTCTCATGAGTCAAGCGGTCGGTAAAGTAATGATCAAACAACGGAGCGGCAAAATCATCAATATCGCTTCTGTCGCAGGACTTGGCGGAACGAATCCGGAAATATTAAATACGATTGGTTATAACACAAGCAAAGGGGCCGTCATTACGTTTACGAAAGACTTGGCCGTAAAATGGGGAAGATACGGAATTCATGTCAATGCGGTCGCGCCGGGTTTTTTCCCAACGAAAATGTCCAAAGTCGTCCTTGAGCAAGTCGGGCAGAAAGTGTTGCAAAATACGCCATTAGGACGATTTGGTGGAGAAGATGATTTAAAAGGTGCGGTATTATTTTTAGCGTCTCCGGCCTCCGACTTTGTGACAGGAGCGTTAATTGTTGTCGATGGAGGCAGCCACGCCTCAGGTGCTTAA
- a CDS encoding acyl-CoA dehydrogenase, translating to MDFSYSPKVKELIKKLSAFMEDYIYPNEKVYEEQLNAQESRWSVPPIMEELKAKAKKEGLWNLFLPDSEYGAGLTNLEYAPLCEIMGRSLIAPEVFNCSAPDTGNMEVLVRYGTEEQKQKWLIPLLNGEIRSCFSMTEPDVASSDATNISASIVRDGDEYVITGRKWWSSGAGDPRCKVAIVMGKTNPDAPKHEQQSMIIVPLDTPGVKIERMLPVFGYDHAPHGHAEITYDHVRVPKENIIWGEGKGFAIAQGRLGPGRIHHCMRLIGAAERALELMCQRVQKRVTFGKALAEQGVIRDWIAQSRIEIEQARLLTLKAAYMMDTVGNKEARKEIAMIKVVAPNVALKVIDRAIQAFGAAGISNDFPLAAQWANARTLRLADGPDEVHKEQIAKLELRQYQ from the coding sequence ATGGATTTTTCGTATTCACCGAAAGTCAAAGAGCTGATTAAGAAGTTAAGCGCTTTCATGGAAGATTACATTTATCCGAATGAAAAGGTGTATGAGGAGCAACTGAATGCGCAAGAGTCGAGATGGTCTGTTCCGCCGATTATGGAGGAATTAAAGGCGAAGGCGAAAAAAGAAGGGCTTTGGAATTTATTTTTGCCGGACAGCGAATACGGGGCAGGGCTGACGAACTTGGAGTATGCGCCGCTTTGCGAGATCATGGGGCGCTCGCTGATTGCGCCGGAAGTATTTAATTGCAGCGCTCCTGATACGGGAAATATGGAAGTGCTCGTCCGTTACGGCACAGAAGAGCAGAAGCAAAAATGGCTGATTCCGTTATTAAACGGGGAAATCCGTTCCTGTTTTTCCATGACAGAGCCAGACGTTGCCTCCAGTGATGCGACGAACATTTCTGCAAGCATTGTCCGCGACGGAGACGAATATGTTATTACTGGACGGAAATGGTGGTCGTCAGGCGCTGGCGATCCGCGCTGCAAAGTTGCGATTGTCATGGGGAAAACGAATCCGGATGCCCCGAAACACGAACAGCAGTCGATGATTATTGTTCCGCTCGACACGCCAGGAGTAAAAATTGAGCGGATGCTTCCGGTGTTTGGCTATGACCATGCTCCGCACGGCCATGCGGAAATTACGTATGACCATGTCCGCGTCCCGAAAGAAAACATTATTTGGGGAGAAGGAAAAGGATTTGCCATTGCCCAAGGCCGCCTTGGCCCGGGGAGAATTCATCATTGCATGCGGTTGATCGGAGCGGCCGAGCGGGCACTTGAGCTGATGTGCCAGCGCGTGCAAAAGCGGGTCACATTTGGGAAAGCGCTTGCAGAACAAGGAGTCATTCGCGATTGGATTGCCCAGTCACGGATCGAAATTGAACAAGCACGGCTGCTTACATTGAAAGCGGCATACATGATGGATACGGTCGGCAATAAAGAGGCGAGAAAAGAAATTGCCATGATTAAAGTGGTGGCGCCAAACGTTGCCTTAAAAGTGATTGACCGGGCGATTCAGGCATTTGGCGCCGCTGGAATCAGCAATGATTTCCCGCTTGCCGCGCAATGGGCGAATGCGCGCACATTGCGGCTTGCGGACGGGCCGGATGAAGTGCATAAGGAGCAAATCGCCAAATTAGAATTACGACAATATCAATAA
- a CDS encoding NAD(P)-dependent oxidoreductase: MKTIGFIGLGVMGKSMARHLLKAGYPLLVYTRTKEKANDLIEEGAVWKETVAELAKEADVVITMVGYPQDVEEVYFGDEGILANAKEGSYVIDMTTSTPTLAEKIYQEAKKRNIYALDAPVSGGDIGARQGTLTIMVGGDEEVFSACKPILERLGTNIIHQGKAGAGQHTKMCNQIAIASNMIGVCEALAYAKRSGLDPLKVLESISQGAAGSWSLSNLAPRMLSGDFKPGFYVKHFIKDMKIALEEAEKMNLQLPGLALAKSMYEELAKAGEENSGTQALYKRYIQE, encoded by the coding sequence ATGAAAACGATCGGTTTTATCGGGCTCGGCGTAATGGGAAAAAGCATGGCACGCCATTTATTAAAAGCGGGATATCCGTTGCTCGTTTACACCCGGACGAAAGAGAAAGCCAATGATCTTATCGAAGAAGGAGCGGTTTGGAAAGAAACGGTTGCGGAGCTTGCCAAAGAAGCCGACGTGGTGATTACGATGGTTGGATATCCGCAAGATGTCGAAGAAGTATATTTTGGTGACGAAGGAATTTTGGCGAATGCGAAAGAAGGAAGCTATGTCATTGATATGACCACTTCTACCCCGACGCTTGCGGAAAAAATTTATCAAGAAGCGAAAAAAAGAAATATTTACGCGCTTGACGCCCCGGTTTCCGGCGGCGATATTGGCGCGAGACAAGGAACATTGACGATTATGGTTGGCGGGGATGAAGAAGTGTTTTCGGCGTGCAAGCCGATTTTAGAAAGATTGGGAACGAACATTATTCATCAAGGGAAAGCAGGAGCTGGCCAGCACACAAAAATGTGCAACCAAATTGCGATCGCATCCAACATGATCGGCGTTTGCGAAGCGCTTGCCTATGCGAAGCGTTCAGGATTGGATCCATTGAAAGTGTTAGAAAGCATCTCCCAGGGAGCGGCGGGGAGCTGGTCGCTGAGCAATTTAGCCCCTCGCATGCTTTCCGGTGATTTCAAGCCAGGTTTTTATGTGAAGCATTTTATTAAAGATATGAAAATTGCATTAGAAGAAGCAGAAAAAATGAATTTGCAGCTGCCAGGGCTGGCGCTGGCAAAATCAATGTATGAAGAACTGGCGAAAGCCGGGGAGGAAAACAGCGGCACACAAGCTTTATATAAACGCTACATTCAAGAATAA